The segment AATCCGAACATACTGCTTAACTTAAACACATAATGCGCATTGACATCAATCATAAAGGCACTCAAGCCGTGATTCTTTACCAAATAAGTCAAGCCTGGATTCAACCGGACCTCGTCAGTCAGGCAATAACGATAATCCAATCCTAATGTGGCCTGTTCGCTGTCGAAAGCATACCCTAAATTAAAGCCAATCGAAGAACGACCTTTATCTGTCTGAGCAAATGCAGTCAAACTCAGACAAATCATGCTTAGTAAGAGAAATAACTTTTTCATATTCCTGTCATTTTAATGAATAATGACGCCAAGATACGGATTTTATTTTACTTTCAAACGTTCTCCAGCCGATTTAACGATAGCCCGGTAAAATTCTTCACTGTAACCCGGAGAATCTGGAGCCGCTCCCTGCCCATAACCGTTATCAAGGAACTTTCCGTCTTTCTCTTTACGAACCACTCCGTCTGAATATTTCACAATCAGGAATTCTCCTAATTTCTTCCAGCGGGCAACAGACTCATCAGCAGTCGAAGTGCTGTACCAAGTCAGGAACTTAACGGCTTCTTTCTGATCTTTCTGATAAAGTTCAGAAGCAGCCTTATCAATAGCCGGTTGCATTTCTAAATAACCGTTTTCCAATTCTGACTGCACCTTACGGACATCTCCGATCATCTGGTTATAACGACCATATACCATATTAGCCACCCAGTTACGAATCCAGAAAGCCGATGTCCACGAGAACTGCATCATACTACCGTTTCCCTGGCGATAACACTCAGGAACATCCGTAGAAGAACAATAGATCGGCGTAAAGACTGTCGTATTGGCATCGTCAACAGCAAACCAAAGAACACCACCGATTGCATCGGGAAGCCAGCTACGCATTTGTGGAACGATGACAAAACCCGTTTGCTGTGTAGAGATTGGACGTTCATTGGTATAAGTTTCGCCATCTACTTTATAAGTAAGTGGACGGAAACGATACGGAGCCTTAAACGGACCTGCTCCCGGATCGTTAGTCATATCCAATTCCGTACCTTCATAATGATCACGCATCATGTCACGCACATCTGAAACCGACAGTTTTCTGTCCGGTTTGATATATAAAGGCATCGGTTCTGCATTGACATCTCCTTTAGCGAAGTTAAGATACTTGCCCATATCTTTGTTGTACTTGTTAAAGAATGACCATACACGGGCTTCACAGATACGAAGTGAACTGAAATCATACGGACAATATGCTTTCGCAAAGCTGAAATCCTTATCCTTTCCGCTGAAGTAACCTTTCTCACGAGCAAATGAAACTACATCAGGTGAATACATGCAGTTTCCCTTATCATCAAATGGGATTTGCTGAATGCGGGACTGGTTCGCATGGGCAGCAATGCAATCATCCGGAATGCGGATAGCAACCCAGACAGCACCTTTATTGCCCGTACCTTTTCCAATCATCTCCATAATCCAGGCTTCATTCTTATCTGCTATAGAAAATGATTCACCACTACTGTAATAACCATACTTGGCAACCAGATCCGTCATTACCTGAATTGCTTCACGCGCTGACTTCGAACGTTGTAGAGCGATGTAAATCAGGCTTCCATAATCCATAATACCTGTTGTATCGACCAGTTCTGGCCGTCCGCCAAAAGTACTTTCTGTAATTGCCACCTGATGTTCATTCATATTACCTACCACCGAGTAAGTCTGACGCACCTGTGGAATTTGTCCTAAATGTTTACCTGTATCCCATTCATTGATATCAAGCATTGCTCCTTCCGGCCAGACAGCTGCCGGCCAATGATATAACTCACCATAAAGAGTGTATGAGTCAGCAGCATAACTGATCATCACCGAGCCGTCAACCGAAGCCTTCTTCCCGACCAACAAACCCGTACATGCCATCACTTCGGCGGTCGAAGCCAAGCCGAAACAGGCAGCCAATGTAATCCAAAACTTTTTCATATATTCTTATTTAATGTATTTCTTTCCAGTGCAAAAGTAGATGATTCTTCGTTCTCTTGCAAATCAACCAAACATAATGACCTTCTGGCCCGAAAGCTAACGTCCTCAACAAGCAGAGAAACAACACAAAAAGAAGAATTAAATACTAACATAAGCTAAGCTCTGATTTAACAACGGCCATCAACCGGCAAGAATAAAAATATGTATCAGATTTTAATTACCTTTGCAGCATGAAAACTTACAGACCAGAGGCTTGGTTGCCTACAACTAAAAAAGAAGTAGAAGCGCGTGGCTGGGATTATATTGATGTAATCCTGTTCAGTGGAGACGCGTATGTAGATCATCCTTCGTTTGGTGCCGCCGTAATCGGACGAACACTGGAAGCAATGGGACTGCGGGTGGCCATTGTTCCGCAACCCGATTGGCGAGGAGATTTCCGTGATTTCAAGAAGTTAGGGACTCCACGCCTCTTCTTTGGCGTCTCGGCAGGCGCAATGGATTCAATGATTAACCATTACACTGCCAACAAGCGTCTTCGAAGCGACGATGCATATACACCCGATCGCCGAGCCGGAATGCGTCCTGACTACCCAAGTATTGTTTATACGAAAATACTGAAGGAGCTTTATCCAGATGTTCCCGTCGTATTAGGTGGCATTGAAGCTTCTATGCGGCGACTGACTCATTATGATTACTGGCAAGACCGGCTTCGGCCAGGCATCCTCATCGACAGTCCGGCAGACTTGTTGATCTATGGCATGGGTGAAAAACCAATTCAGGAACTGGTTCACCGTTTGCAATCCGGTACATCCTTTCACGAGATCCGGGATATTCCGCAGACGGTTTATCTGTCTCCTTCAATTCAACCAGAAACAAGTGACATCCTTCTATTTTCTCACGAGGAATGTCTGAAAGACAAACTTAAACAGGCCAAGAACTTCCGTCATATCGAAGAAGAGTCGAATAAACAGCACGCCCAGCGCATTCTGCAGCGGTGCGGACAGCAAACGATCGTTGTCAATCCGCCATTTCCTCCTATGACAGAAGCGGAGATCGACGCCAGTTTCGATCTTCCTTACACTCGTTTGCCTCATCCAAAATACAAAGGCAAAGTGATCCCGGCTTTTGAGATGATTAAGTTTTCAGTGAATATCCACCGAGGTTGCTTTGGGGGTTGCGCTTTCTGCACGATATCCGCACATCAGGGAAAATTCATTGCCTCCAGAAGTAAAGAATCTATCCTAAAAGAAGTCAAGGCGATCACCGAGATGCCCGACTTCAAAGGCTATCTGAGTGATTTAGGTGGGCCATCGGCCAATATGTACCGCATGAAAGGACTGAATCCGGATATATGTGCCAAATGCAAGAAGCCATCGTGTATTTCCCCGGTTGTTTGTAAGAATCTGAATGCCGACCATACACCTCTACTGGAACTATATAAAGAAGTAGATAAGATTCCGGGAATCAAGAAATCTTTCATTGGCAGTGGTGTACGTTATGATCTCCTGCTCCATCGTTATGATAATGATGCATTAAACCAGTCTGCCCACAAGTATATGGAAGAATTGATTGCCCACCATGTCTCCGGCCGTCTGAAAGTAGCTCCAGAACATACTCAAGACGAAGTACTGAAACAGATGCGTAAACCGTCATTCAAGCTCTTTGAACAGTTCAAGAAGATCTTCGACCGAGTAAACAAGCAGCACGGACTGAACCAGCAACTCATCCCGTACTTCATTTCCAGTCATCCGGGCTGTACCGAACTCGACATGGCAGAACTTGCCGTCATCACAAAAGTTCTTCATTTCCAACTGGAACAAGTACAGGACTTCACTCCTACTCCTATGACATTGGCTACCGAGATGTATTACACCGGTTATCATCCGTACACTTTAGAGAAAGTTTATACGGCACGGACTAAAGAGCAGAAGTTAGCTCAACGCCAATTCTTCTTCTGGTACAAACCGGAATACCGGCAACAAATCATGAAGGAATTACAGAAGATGAAACGGCGGGACTTGATAGACAAACTTTTCCGTAGGAATAAATAAAAAGATATTTGAGAACGAATCAACAACAATAAAAACAAGCAACTTATGGAAATTAAAGCAAGATTCGACCATTTCAACATTAATGTGCTGGACTTACAGCGCAGTATCGCTTTTTATGAGAAAGCATTAGGATTGAAAGAGCATCACCGGAAAGAAGCTTCGGATGGTTCCTTCACCTTAGTATATATGGCAGATGACCAAGAAAATTTCCTTTTGGAACTAACTTGGCTCAGAGACCGGAAAGAAGCCTACGAATTAGGCGACAACGAAAGCCATTTATGTTTTCGGGTAGCTGGAGATTATGAAGCAGTCCGTGCTTATCATAAAGAGATGGGATGTGTCTGCTTCGAGAATGAAGCCATGGGACTTTACTTTATCAACGATCCGGACGACTACTGGATTGAAGTTCTCCCAATGAAATAAAGATAGTACTAAAACAAAGAAGTCCGTTGGTTACACTCAACGACCAACGGACTTCTTTCTGGCTTCTCATTCTACCTCATCGGGCCAGGGTACTAATTTTCCAGTCGACTTAAAAGCCGGTCGCTGGGCATCTACCGAACGCAAATATGCACCAAGATCAGCAGACAATTGTTTGACTATATCCGGATGTGAAGCCGCTACGTCATGCTTCTCACTGATATCATCAGGAATATTATACAGCTCTTTCTTTCCTGTCTCATAAAAATAAATCAATTTCCAATCTCCTTGACGAATAGTACAAGTGGCCGCAATGCCCGGTCCGTGTTCACCGGCCCATATATTCGGAAAGTTCCAGTACAAACTACGCCCATCTGAAGGATCACCAGTCTGTTTCAATAACGGTACAAAGCTGATACCATCAATCGGCTGCGGTGTATGATAATCTTTAATACCGGCCATTTCCAATATTGTCGGATAATAATCTTCAATCATCAAATACTTGTCACAACGTGTTCCTGGCTTTACCACATGAGGCCAAGCCACAATCATCGGTTCACGAATTCCGCCTTCATAAGCAGAACCCTTTCCTGCCGTCAGCGGATAATTCTGGGTAAACAGAGGTTCATCCCGCCAACCAGATCCACTGGCATAACCACCATTATCACCCATAAACAGAATGATGGTATTATCAGCCTCACCGTTTTTCTCTAACCAGTCCATGATGTCACCCAAGCTCTTATCCATTCCTTCAATCAAGGAAGCATAAGCCGCTTCTTTATCCGACAAACCTTTCTGCTTATATTTCTCGAAGAATCTCATATCTTTATCAATTGGAATATGAATAGCATAATGAGACATATACAAATAGAATGGCTGATTATATGCCTTCGCCTTGTCTAAAGCCTTCAAGGCCTCTTGAGTCAAGGCCTCAGTTGCAAAGGTTCCTGTCTGCCAATAATGCTCCAATCCGGGTATTGCCATCAGTGACGTAGGATTTCCGTTCTCATCATGGCCATAATTCTGCTCACTCAGATAAGTAGCCAATCCTCCAGCTGCATGTCCGCAGATATTGGTCTCAAAGCCGAAATGACAAGGATTTTCTCCCGGAGTATCAATTGCACCCCAATGAGCCTTTCCACAATGAATTGTATGATAACCATTTTCACGCAACAACTCAACGAATGAAGTTCCAACAAAAGTATGGTCTGTTCCTGAGACCTGCGCAATTCCATTTACATTCCAATCCGGCAGATTCAATACATCTGTTTCACCATCCGTACTTTTGTTCTTTTCTAAAGTCCAGTTTGTTACCCGATGCCGGGCAGCATTACATCCAGTCATCAAACTGCATCGTGTTGGCGAACTGATGCTACTGGCATAGGCTTGTGTAAACATCATTCCTTGGCGAGCCAACCTCTCCATATTGGGCGTTTCATACCGTTCGTTATACATCGTTTTCTGATTCCAAAATGGAAGTGACGTATCCTGCCATCCCATATCATCCACCAAGAAAAGAATAATATTCGGTTTCTTTTCTTGCCCTTGGGCCATTCCATTCACTAACGGCAGCATCGCCAACGAAAATAAAAGAGTCTTCTTCATCGTTATTATCTTTTGCATTAACTAAAGAACAAAAATAGAGAAATATTTTCTATCCTCAAGCCCGATTTCCTCAAATGAATCAAAACACAATACAAAAAAGCTAATTACCCTTTATTTTTATCCCTAAAACGGCATCGAATAAAAAAGCTTGCATGAACAAATAAAACGCTGTACCTTTGCAGTCGAGTGCTTGATAAACCTCGTTAAAAACAAGATATATGCAAAGAACAACTGTTAGTGTGCCCTTTATGCTATTGGGCATTCTTTTCAATGTCTGCCTAGTCGCAGCCAATCTATTAGAAACAAAAGTTATCCAATTTGCCGGAGTAACAGCAACTGCCGGTTTGATTGTGTTTCCCGTCTCGTATATTATCAATGACTGTATAGCTGAAGTCTGGGGTTATAAAAAGGCCCGGTTGATTATATGGAGTGGATTCGCTTCTAACTTTCTGGTAATTGCTTTTGCACAAATAGCAACAGCTCTCCCGGCGGCTCCTTATTGGGAAGGAGAAGAAGCCTTCAATTTCGTATTCGGTTTAGCTCCGCGTATTGCTTTTGCCAGCTTACTGGCATTCTTAGTTGGATCATTCCTCAATGCCTATGTAATGAGCAAGATGAAGCTGGCGTCACAAGGGAAAAACTTTTCCCTGCGAGCCGTTCTTTCGACTCTGGTTGGAGAAAGTGCAGATTCACTTATTTTCTTCCCTATTGCTTTTGGCGGACTAATTCCAGGCAGCGAACTATTGATTATGATTTTAACCCAGGCTGTACTTAAATCTCTATATGAGGTCATTATTCTCCCGCTAACCATTTGCATTGTCCGTTACATTAAGAAAGTAGATGGCAGCGATGTCTACGACAAACACATTTCTTACAATATATTACATGTAAAAGACATTTAAGTTGAATTATTCGGATTACATCTCGCTTATTTCACAATTCTTATATACAAAAACCGGGACTTGCAAAACTGCAACATCCCGGTTTTCTATTCCAAACCCAACCTGAAAACTATTTCGGATTGATACGAATCATCAAATGATCTTTCGGTATTTGTTCTCCGATTTGAACATTTACTTTTTCAACTGTACCGGCTACCGGAGCAACAACACGGTTCAACATCTTCATAGCCTGATGAATTAACAAAAGCTGACCAGCTTCCACTTCATCGCCTTCTTTAACCTCCAGCTCAACAATTGTTCCCGGCAAATGAGAAATAACATCTCCCGGAAATGGCTTATGCCAAACCGGACGGTTCTTGAATTTTTCTGTTAATGTCGTTTTATATTTACGGGCTGTAACTACAAAATCGACCAATTCCTTTTTGTTCTCTTCCATATACCGCTAATTAGAATGGAGGCAAACCATGCTTCTTGGCCGGTCTGTACTCTTCTTTCAAAATAGACAACTTCAACGCATGCAGCAACAACGAACGAGTTTCCTTCGGTTCGATTACCGAATCAATAAAGCCACGCGAAGCAGCCACATATGGATTAGCAAACTTCTCGATATATTCTTTTACTTTTTCCTGACGCATTGCTTCCTGGTCTTCTGCAGCCATAATCTCCTTGCGGAAAATAATATTAGCAGCACCTTCCGGTCCCATAACTGCAATTTCAGCACTCGGCCATGCAAACATAAAGTCAGCACCTAAGTGACGAGAATTCATGGCAATATAACCACCACCATAAGCTTTACGCAGAATAACAGTGATCTTTGGAACAGTAGCTTCAGAATAAGCATACAATACTTTCGCTCCGTGACGGATAACACCCGCATGTTCCTGATCAACACCTGGCAAGTAACCCGGCATATCCTCTAATGTGATAATAGGAATATTGAATGAATCGCAGAATCGGATAAAGCGGGCAGCTTTATCAGCACTATCACAGTCCAATACACCGGCCAATACCATCGGCTGATTAGCTACAAATCCAACTGTTTCGCCACCCATACGACCAAAACCGATCACAATGTTGGCAGCCCACATCTGCTGTACTTCCAGGAAGTCTGAATCATCAACGATACATTTGATCACATCACGCACATCATAAGGCTGTTTCGGATCTGATGGAACGATCTCTTCAATATTCAACATCGCTGTCGGCTCCTTAGCCTCAACCATCTTGGCACGTTCCTGATTATTCCAAGGAATGAAACTTACCAGACGCTTTACCTGTTCAAAGCATTCCTGTTCACTCTTGGCA is part of the Parabacteroides sp. AD58 genome and harbors:
- a CDS encoding outer membrane beta-barrel protein; the encoded protein is MKKLFLLLSMICLSLTAFAQTDKGRSSIGFNLGYAFDSEQATLGLDYRYCLTDEVRLNPGLTYLVKNHGLSAFMIDVNAHYVFKLSSMFGFYPLAGVSMSFWNWEGPHDGVTRFGANIGLGGEVYATPEFSLGLEAKYNIIKDLDQAMIALRAAYCF
- a CDS encoding dipeptidase; the encoded protein is MKKFWITLAACFGLASTAEVMACTGLLVGKKASVDGSVMISYAADSYTLYGELYHWPAAVWPEGAMLDINEWDTGKHLGQIPQVRQTYSVVGNMNEHQVAITESTFGGRPELVDTTGIMDYGSLIYIALQRSKSAREAIQVMTDLVAKYGYYSSGESFSIADKNEAWIMEMIGKGTGNKGAVWVAIRIPDDCIAAHANQSRIQQIPFDDKGNCMYSPDVVSFAREKGYFSGKDKDFSFAKAYCPYDFSSLRICEARVWSFFNKYNKDMGKYLNFAKGDVNAEPMPLYIKPDRKLSVSDVRDMMRDHYEGTELDMTNDPGAGPFKAPYRFRPLTYKVDGETYTNERPISTQQTGFVIVPQMRSWLPDAIGGVLWFAVDDANTTVFTPIYCSSTDVPECYRQGNGSMMQFSWTSAFWIRNWVANMVYGRYNQMIGDVRKVQSELENGYLEMQPAIDKAASELYQKDQKEAVKFLTWYSTSTADESVARWKKLGEFLIVKYSDGVVRKEKDGKFLDNGYGQGAAPDSPGYSEEFYRAIVKSAGERLKVK
- a CDS encoding YgiQ family radical SAM protein gives rise to the protein MKTYRPEAWLPTTKKEVEARGWDYIDVILFSGDAYVDHPSFGAAVIGRTLEAMGLRVAIVPQPDWRGDFRDFKKLGTPRLFFGVSAGAMDSMINHYTANKRLRSDDAYTPDRRAGMRPDYPSIVYTKILKELYPDVPVVLGGIEASMRRLTHYDYWQDRLRPGILIDSPADLLIYGMGEKPIQELVHRLQSGTSFHEIRDIPQTVYLSPSIQPETSDILLFSHEECLKDKLKQAKNFRHIEEESNKQHAQRILQRCGQQTIVVNPPFPPMTEAEIDASFDLPYTRLPHPKYKGKVIPAFEMIKFSVNIHRGCFGGCAFCTISAHQGKFIASRSKESILKEVKAITEMPDFKGYLSDLGGPSANMYRMKGLNPDICAKCKKPSCISPVVCKNLNADHTPLLELYKEVDKIPGIKKSFIGSGVRYDLLLHRYDNDALNQSAHKYMEELIAHHVSGRLKVAPEHTQDEVLKQMRKPSFKLFEQFKKIFDRVNKQHGLNQQLIPYFISSHPGCTELDMAELAVITKVLHFQLEQVQDFTPTPMTLATEMYYTGYHPYTLEKVYTARTKEQKLAQRQFFFWYKPEYRQQIMKELQKMKRRDLIDKLFRRNK
- a CDS encoding VOC family protein produces the protein MEIKARFDHFNINVLDLQRSIAFYEKALGLKEHHRKEASDGSFTLVYMADDQENFLLELTWLRDRKEAYELGDNESHLCFRVAGDYEAVRAYHKEMGCVCFENEAMGLYFINDPDDYWIEVLPMK
- a CDS encoding sulfatase, whose translation is MKKTLLFSLAMLPLVNGMAQGQEKKPNIILFLVDDMGWQDTSLPFWNQKTMYNERYETPNMERLARQGMMFTQAYASSISSPTRCSLMTGCNAARHRVTNWTLEKNKSTDGETDVLNLPDWNVNGIAQVSGTDHTFVGTSFVELLRENGYHTIHCGKAHWGAIDTPGENPCHFGFETNICGHAAGGLATYLSEQNYGHDENGNPTSLMAIPGLEHYWQTGTFATEALTQEALKALDKAKAYNQPFYLYMSHYAIHIPIDKDMRFFEKYKQKGLSDKEAAYASLIEGMDKSLGDIMDWLEKNGEADNTIILFMGDNGGYASGSGWRDEPLFTQNYPLTAGKGSAYEGGIREPMIVAWPHVVKPGTRCDKYLMIEDYYPTILEMAGIKDYHTPQPIDGISFVPLLKQTGDPSDGRSLYWNFPNIWAGEHGPGIAATCTIRQGDWKLIYFYETGKKELYNIPDDISEKHDVAASHPDIVKQLSADLGAYLRSVDAQRPAFKSTGKLVPWPDEVE
- a CDS encoding queuosine precursor transporter, which produces MQRTTVSVPFMLLGILFNVCLVAANLLETKVIQFAGVTATAGLIVFPVSYIINDCIAEVWGYKKARLIIWSGFASNFLVIAFAQIATALPAAPYWEGEEAFNFVFGLAPRIAFASLLAFLVGSFLNAYVMSKMKLASQGKNFSLRAVLSTLVGESADSLIFFPIAFGGLIPGSELLIMILTQAVLKSLYEVIILPLTICIVRYIKKVDGSDVYDKHISYNILHVKDI
- a CDS encoding acetyl-CoA carboxylase biotin carboxyl carrier protein subunit — translated: MEENKKELVDFVVTARKYKTTLTEKFKNRPVWHKPFPGDVISHLPGTIVELEVKEGDEVEAGQLLLIHQAMKMLNRVVAPVAGTVEKVNVQIGEQIPKDHLMIRINPK
- a CDS encoding acyl-CoA carboxylase subunit beta, with the protein product MTDLSKNIQALREKKAVVEMGGGEAAIEKQIAMGKMTARDRILSLLDKNSFHEYDLFVKHDGRDFGMDKKDLPGDGVVTGTGTIFGAPVCIYAQDFTVAGGSLGLQHARKITKIMDHALKMKCPIIGINDSGGARIQEGVGALAGYGEIFYRNTIASGVIPQISLILGPCAGGAVYSPALTDFVFVVENISKMFITGPNVIKTVLGEDISMEDLGGARVHAEITGNAHFYAKSEQECFEQVKRLVSFIPWNNQERAKMVEAKEPTAMLNIEEIVPSDPKQPYDVRDVIKCIVDDSDFLEVQQMWAANIVIGFGRMGGETVGFVANQPMVLAGVLDCDSADKAARFIRFCDSFNIPIITLEDMPGYLPGVDQEHAGVIRHGAKVLYAYSEATVPKITVILRKAYGGGYIAMNSRHLGADFMFAWPSAEIAVMGPEGAANIIFRKEIMAAEDQEAMRQEKVKEYIEKFANPYVAASRGFIDSVIEPKETRSLLLHALKLSILKEEYRPAKKHGLPPF